One window of Brachybacterium ginsengisoli genomic DNA carries:
- a CDS encoding MSMEG_4193 family putative phosphomutase, with protein MATVLLVRHGRTTANATGVLAGRTPGVSLDQTGRDQAARTGERLAAVPVVAVVSSPLERCAETAQAILERQRVAPTSLVEPDLTECDYGQWQGRALSELAAEALWSTVQSYPSAAVFPGGESMTGMQSRAVAAIRRHDAAVEAERGPGAVWAAVSHGDIIKSILADALGTHLDLFQRLEVGPASVSIVNYGANRPRVLATNTVAGDLSWLAGSAPPGDAPVGGGAGTDTAEDQRPRIES; from the coding sequence ATGGCCACAGTTCTCCTCGTGCGACACGGTCGCACCACAGCCAATGCGACCGGTGTCCTGGCAGGTCGGACCCCCGGCGTCAGCCTGGATCAGACCGGCCGGGACCAGGCGGCGCGAACCGGGGAACGGCTCGCAGCAGTGCCCGTGGTCGCGGTGGTGTCGAGCCCTCTCGAGCGCTGCGCGGAGACCGCCCAGGCCATTCTCGAGCGGCAGCGGGTCGCGCCGACTTCCCTGGTCGAACCCGACCTGACGGAGTGCGACTACGGCCAGTGGCAGGGCCGCGCCCTCTCCGAGCTCGCCGCCGAGGCGCTGTGGTCGACCGTGCAGTCCTACCCGTCGGCCGCCGTCTTCCCCGGCGGTGAGTCCATGACGGGGATGCAGTCGCGGGCGGTGGCGGCGATCCGGCGCCACGATGCCGCCGTCGAGGCCGAGCGCGGGCCGGGAGCGGTCTGGGCGGCGGTGAGCCACGGCGACATCATCAAGTCGATCCTCGCCGACGCCCTCGGCACGCATCTCGACCTGTTCCAGCGTCTCGAGGTGGGCCCTGCGTCTGTCTCGATCGTGAACTACGGCGCGAACCGACCCCGGGTCCTGGCGACCAACACCGTCGCCGGCGATCTCTCGTGGCTCGCAGGAAGTGCTCCCCCCGGTGATGCCCCGGTGGGCGGCGGGGCCGGCACCGACACAGCGGAGGACCAGAGGCCTAGGATCGAGTCATGA
- a CDS encoding GNAT family N-acetyltransferase yields the protein MDILDADLDDPVLLRFLQEHLDDLAPTAPTESRHALDAEALRRSGVRMWVAAEEGAVLGTVALAEVGDAHEELKSMRTSPDHRGRGIAARMLSHAVEDARRRGVERISLETGSADFFAAARSLYRRAGFLECEPFGAYVHDPHSVFMTTTLQLPNGGGVPVDGERVEPPRSLPESVVPTVRLTGGLGEAH from the coding sequence ATGGACATCCTCGACGCCGACCTTGACGACCCCGTGCTCCTGCGATTCCTGCAGGAGCACCTCGACGACCTCGCGCCGACCGCGCCGACGGAGAGTCGGCATGCCCTGGACGCCGAGGCTCTGCGTCGCAGCGGCGTGCGCATGTGGGTCGCCGCAGAGGAGGGGGCGGTGCTGGGCACGGTGGCGCTCGCCGAGGTCGGGGACGCTCATGAGGAGCTCAAGAGCATGCGCACCTCGCCCGACCACCGAGGGCGCGGCATCGCGGCGCGGATGCTGTCGCATGCCGTGGAGGATGCTCGCAGGCGAGGGGTCGAGCGGATCTCCCTGGAGACGGGGAGCGCGGACTTCTTCGCGGCGGCGCGCAGCCTGTACCGCAGGGCCGGCTTCCTCGAGTGCGAGCCCTTCGGGGCGTACGTGCACGACCCTCACAGCGTGTTCATGACGACGACGCTGCAGCTCCCGAACGGGGGCGGCGTGCCCGTCGACGGCGAGCGGGTCGAACCGCCCCGCAGTCTGCCCGAGTCGGTGGTCCCGACCGTCCGGCTGACCGGGGGTCTCGGCGAGGCGCACTGA
- a CDS encoding SCO1664 family protein, with translation MPETDLATAELTLIGRLTTASNATFVGTIGDTRVVYKPVAGEAPLWDFPDGTLAGREVAAYLISQALGWGIVPRTWLREGPMGVGMVQLWQEQDPAQHAVDLVPTDHLPMAGWRSVLEGDDGDGESITLVHEDSPALRRMAVFDVLVNNADRKGAHVLAMGGGHRHGVDHGLTFHREHKLRTILWGWLGEALTPEELEGVERVGDGLGGELGSHLAELISAEEIAALAARCAELSATARFPAPRGGMPAVPWPLF, from the coding sequence ATGCCCGAGACGGACCTGGCGACCGCGGAGCTGACGCTCATCGGCCGCCTCACGACGGCGTCCAATGCGACGTTCGTGGGCACGATCGGCGACACGCGGGTCGTCTACAAGCCGGTCGCGGGCGAGGCCCCGCTCTGGGACTTCCCCGACGGCACCCTGGCCGGCCGAGAGGTGGCCGCGTACCTGATCTCACAAGCCCTCGGCTGGGGCATCGTGCCGCGCACCTGGCTGCGCGAGGGTCCGATGGGCGTGGGCATGGTGCAGCTGTGGCAGGAGCAGGATCCCGCCCAGCACGCCGTGGACCTGGTGCCGACGGATCACCTGCCGATGGCGGGCTGGCGCAGCGTCCTCGAGGGAGACGACGGTGACGGGGAGAGCATCACCCTCGTGCACGAGGACTCGCCGGCGCTGCGCCGCATGGCGGTGTTCGACGTGCTCGTCAACAACGCCGACCGCAAGGGCGCCCATGTCCTCGCCATGGGCGGGGGCCATCGGCACGGCGTCGACCATGGGCTCACCTTCCACCGCGAGCACAAGCTGCGGACGATCCTGTGGGGATGGCTGGGCGAGGCCCTGACCCCCGAGGAGCTCGAGGGCGTCGAGCGGGTCGGGGACGGACTGGGCGGCGAGCTGGGGAGCCACCTGGCGGAGCTGATCAGCGCCGAGGAGATCGCAGCGCTCGCCGCACGCTGCGCCGAGCTGAGTGCGACGGCGCGGTTCCCGGCGCCGCGCGGCGGGATGCCGGCGGTGCCATGGCCGCTGTTCTGA
- a CDS encoding flavin reductase family protein, which translates to MDEVITPERMRQSRAGFATGLSVVAAEVDGEIVGMPANSLVSVSLDPPLVSLSFAHTSTTWPVLRRAERWGISVLGAEQEQVLSDLRRPTAERFDGIDAEVSGQAAFVRGSLATIEVEPLTAIEAGDRTLMLLEVHALDRDESQEPLVFFDSRVHRIAADPTSPMG; encoded by the coding sequence GTGGATGAAGTGATCACGCCGGAACGGATGCGACAGTCGAGGGCGGGTTTCGCGACGGGCCTGTCGGTCGTCGCAGCCGAGGTCGACGGCGAGATCGTGGGCATGCCCGCGAACTCGCTCGTGTCGGTCTCGCTGGATCCGCCGCTCGTGTCGCTGTCGTTCGCACACACGTCGACGACGTGGCCCGTTCTGCGGCGTGCCGAGCGGTGGGGGATCAGTGTGCTCGGGGCGGAGCAGGAGCAGGTGCTGAGCGACCTGCGTCGCCCGACCGCCGAGCGCTTCGACGGGATCGATGCCGAGGTATCAGGGCAGGCCGCGTTCGTGCGCGGGTCCCTGGCGACGATCGAGGTCGAGCCCTTGACCGCCATCGAGGCCGGTGACCGTACGCTCATGCTTCTCGAGGTGCATGCGCTCGACCGTGACGAATCGCAGGAGCCGCTCGTGTTCTTCGACAGTCGCGTGCACAGGATCGCAGCGGACCCCACGTCACCGATGGGGTGA
- a CDS encoding DUF3090 domain-containing protein yields MPAQVHEFVWPDRVVIGTVGRPGARTFYLQVRAGSQIESVAMEKEQAALLAEKVDEILDQLMTVEGNRYSVPTGTPVELVDNDELDTVQELFRAGALGIGWDPTTAQVIIEAHPLPEDDALDEIDTEESEMLRVRMPVGTARAFTRRTREIVEAGRPLCTLCGEPMDPEGHICTLPEL; encoded by the coding sequence ATGCCAGCACAGGTGCACGAGTTCGTCTGGCCGGATCGGGTCGTCATCGGCACCGTCGGGCGCCCGGGGGCGCGGACGTTCTACCTGCAGGTCCGCGCCGGGTCGCAGATCGAGAGCGTCGCGATGGAGAAGGAGCAGGCGGCCCTGCTCGCGGAGAAGGTCGACGAGATCCTCGACCAGCTCATGACCGTCGAGGGCAACCGCTACAGCGTCCCCACCGGCACCCCCGTCGAGCTCGTGGACAACGACGAGCTCGACACCGTCCAGGAGCTGTTCCGCGCCGGAGCCCTCGGCATCGGCTGGGACCCCACCACCGCCCAGGTGATCATCGAGGCGCATCCCCTCCCCGAGGACGATGCGCTCGACGAGATCGACACGGAGGAGTCCGAGATGCTGCGGGTGCGGATGCCGGTGGGCACCGCCCGCGCGTTCACCCGGCGCACCCGGGAGATCGTGGAGGCCGGACGCCCCCTGTGCACGCTCTGCGGCGAGCCGATGGACCCTGAGGGCCACATCTGCACCCTTCCCGAGCTCTGA